From a single Pleurodeles waltl isolate 20211129_DDA chromosome 8, aPleWal1.hap1.20221129, whole genome shotgun sequence genomic region:
- the C8H21orf140 gene encoding uncharacterized protein C21orf140 homolog, protein MMRDAALANRDREARYRTLEDTIQRLTKQYTTQPSPALRRSLKQARMAHNNLYTTQAEYALQRLRHRHYEQGEKAGRLLAAQLRQRDAASAIPAIMSPSGAVLTRPQDIVNEFATYYQHLYTPETTTDQAQTEAFLIAAKLPCLSEAGRALLEGDISKEEITQVVNPLWKNIFYKMYNDTSVKTQCLQYLKTLRRLQFDGHQTIFFGESNIPESLITGETRPLRENLRYPTWSIVHAGGSQGWVPWRYRLFLTDELPMSPREDIFHELCASLTESYGKCAIVVKEMKQPLGTKDQPDNVSKGNELSKAIILHLSNIKCTPQVAKEYGHELLSMPLAYSYLSPLDSAWSTLKWFIVNNRRQFSLMSTQMIGSYQYILLRDLIGSGVDKMTPARWRALTNKVRRWENHYLNKYS, encoded by the exons atgatgagggatgcagcactggccaatagaGATAGGGAGGCTCGCTACCGTACCCTAGAAGACACGATCCAacgcctcaccaaacaatacactacTCAGCCGTCCCCAGCGCTACGCCGCTCCCTCAaacaagcccgaatggcacacaacAATCTTTACACAACACAGGCAGAATACGCATTACAAAGGTTACGTCACCGTCACTATGAACAAGGTGAAAAGGCCGGACGCctcttagcggcacagctccgacagagAGATGCTGCCTCAGCTATCCCGGCCATAATGTCTCCCTCTGGAGCAgtactgacccgcccgcaagacattgtgaatgaatttgctacaTATTATCAACACCTTTACACCCCTGAAACAACGACCGaccaggcacagacagaggcatttctcATTGCAGCAAAATTGCCCTGCCTCTCAGAAGCCGGCCGAGCTCTCCTTGAGGGCGATATAAGCAAGGAAGAAATTACACAG GTTGTAAATCCGCTCTGGAAGAACATCTTTTACAAAATGTACAATGACACCAGTGTGAAGACACAATGCTTACAATACTTGAAGACGCTCAGACGCTTACAGTTTGATGGACACCAGACAATCTTCTTTGGGGAATCCAACATCCCAGAGAGCCTCATCACAGGCGAAACACGACCCCTAAGAGAGAACCTGAGATATCCAACATGGAGTATTGTCCACGCTGGGGGCAGTCAAGGATGGGTGCCATGGAGGTACAGACTCTTCCTAACAGACGAGCTGCCGATGAGTCCTCGTGAAGATATCTTCCACGAATTGTGTGCTTCTTTGACTGAATCCTACGGAAAGTGTGCAATTGTGGTGAAAGAAATGAAACAGCCTCTTGGGACAAAAGATCAGCCAGACAACGTGAGTAAAGGAAATGAACTGTCGAAGGCAATCATTCTTCATTTATCCAACATCAAGTGTACTCCCCAAGTGGCCAAGGAGTACGGCCATGAACTCCTTTCAATGCCATTAGCTTACAGCTACCTGTCCCCGCTGGACAGCGCCTGGTCTACCTTAAAGTGGTTCATcgttaacaacaggaggcaattttCCCTGATGTCCACACAAATGATTGGCTCCTACCAGTACATACTACTCAGAGACCTGATTGGAAGTGGAGTCGACAAAATGACTCCGGCAAGGTGGAGAGCATTGACCAACAAAGTGCGGCGGTGGGAGAACCACTACCTCAACAAATATTCAtaa